In Nocardia asteroides, a single genomic region encodes these proteins:
- a CDS encoding SPFH domain-containing protein produces the protein MAWLAREFIAVPENRKNQLVYKWPDVTIRRYSRAIVNADELALVVRSGQVLATLGPGRHRIDAVELPVLGALLDGVTGGNLYRAELYFVAAREVTGLRFGGRLADVRDPVSEQVVTLRAFGEFALAVRDPAVLITALTGTTDLTDPAAVTSWAAELLLKSMKVAVARGVSGGQWPVLGLSEQLRPIEAAVLRETNLALYEYGLRIPRMGNFDITLAPEDAERLKRLAKDITYIRLAGDFQRYAAGELALGAGQGLAHGGGGGAEGGLLGAALGLAALQQPRVVPPAMPEPAVGCGGCGAAAPAGARFCPGCGARLAAAPRHCPGCGAEAAPGARFCAACGAGLPG, from the coding sequence ATGGCCTGGTTGGCACGGGAGTTCATCGCGGTTCCCGAGAACCGCAAGAACCAGCTGGTCTACAAGTGGCCGGACGTCACCATCCGGCGCTACTCGCGCGCCATCGTGAACGCCGACGAGCTGGCGCTCGTCGTGCGCTCCGGGCAGGTGCTCGCCACGCTCGGCCCGGGCAGGCACCGGATCGACGCGGTCGAGCTCCCGGTGCTCGGCGCGCTGCTCGACGGCGTCACCGGGGGCAACCTCTACCGCGCGGAGCTGTACTTCGTCGCGGCCCGCGAGGTCACCGGGCTGCGCTTCGGCGGCAGGCTGGCCGACGTCCGCGACCCGGTGAGCGAGCAGGTGGTGACGCTGCGCGCCTTCGGCGAGTTCGCGCTCGCGGTCCGCGATCCGGCGGTGCTGATCACCGCGCTGACCGGGACCACCGACCTCACCGACCCGGCCGCGGTGACCTCGTGGGCGGCCGAGCTGCTGCTCAAGTCCATGAAGGTGGCCGTCGCGCGCGGGGTCTCCGGCGGGCAGTGGCCGGTGCTCGGGCTCTCCGAGCAGCTGCGGCCGATCGAGGCGGCGGTGCTGCGGGAGACCAATCTCGCGCTCTACGAGTACGGGCTGCGGATCCCGCGGATGGGCAACTTCGACATCACCCTCGCTCCCGAGGACGCCGAGCGGCTGAAGCGGCTCGCCAAGGACATCACCTACATCCGGCTGGCCGGCGACTTCCAGCGGTACGCCGCGGGTGAGCTCGCGCTCGGCGCCGGGCAGGGGCTGGCGCACGGGGGCGGAGGTGGCGCCGAGGGTGGATTGCTCGGCGCGGCACTGGGTTTGGCGGCGCTGCAGCAGCCCCGGGTCGTTCCACCCGCGATGCCGGAGCCCGCCGTGGGGTGCGGCGGGTGCGGGGCGGCGGCCCCGGCGGGCGCCCGGTTCTGCCCCGGGTGCGGCGCCCGGCTCGCCGCCGCGCCGCGGCACTGCCCCGGCTGCGGGGCCGAGGCCGCCCCCGGCGCGCGCTTCTGCGCCGCCTGCGGCGCCGGACTGCCCGGCTGA